Proteins encoded by one window of Flagellimonas lutaonensis:
- a CDS encoding SusD/RagB family nutrient-binding outer membrane lipoprotein translates to MKKSIYILVFAFLLGACDQGFEELNVNPLKPSQVGVDTKLTATLLHTSGGRYENWRANLIYQSTMMQHIAALPGYWSGDKYLWNMGYASSLMDRYYDSAVKSIEDMLVQLDEEGAPEEMKAITRILRVFIYSRLTDLYGDIPYSEAGKAVIAGILKPKYDPQSEIYADMLKELEESAAALGSGTSGFGSADIMFNGDQGKWKRFANSLMLRLGFRLIKVDPAGAQSWVTKAIAGGVMESNDDIAYIQHQLGPEGINKNGNGEVFTADGNPRMSKTFIDFLQAGNDPRLPILAARRGDGSTNPADLIGLPNGLDSNLLMESTGEENTDNYAEPRRPLITAEDTPMFFQTYAEVEFLLAEAAVRWGLAGGDPVPHYNAGVRAAMKMLELYGPEAAIADADIDAYLAANPFDAANALEQINTQYWAATFLNEYEAFANWRRSGFPVLIPVNYPGNVTNGTIPRRLTYSTSEQSNNLENYNEAVSRQGPDALTTRVWWDVE, encoded by the coding sequence ATGAAAAAATCGATATATATTTTGGTATTCGCCTTTTTATTGGGCGCGTGCGACCAAGGGTTCGAAGAATTGAACGTGAACCCGTTAAAACCATCTCAGGTAGGTGTTGACACGAAGTTGACCGCCACACTTTTGCATACCTCTGGTGGACGTTATGAAAATTGGAGGGCCAACCTCATTTATCAATCGACCATGATGCAGCATATCGCTGCCCTACCAGGATATTGGTCAGGGGACAAATACCTTTGGAACATGGGCTACGCCTCTTCGTTGATGGACCGTTATTATGATAGTGCGGTGAAATCCATTGAAGACATGTTGGTACAATTAGACGAAGAAGGTGCCCCCGAAGAGATGAAGGCCATTACCAGAATATTACGGGTTTTTATCTACAGCAGGCTAACCGATCTTTATGGTGACATTCCTTACAGTGAAGCTGGCAAGGCGGTCATTGCAGGTATCCTAAAGCCCAAATACGATCCCCAGAGCGAGATATACGCCGATATGCTGAAAGAATTGGAAGAATCTGCCGCAGCCCTTGGCTCCGGTACTTCTGGTTTTGGTTCGGCCGATATTATGTTCAACGGTGACCAGGGCAAATGGAAGAGATTTGCAAATTCACTAATGTTGCGTCTTGGCTTTAGGTTGATTAAGGTAGACCCCGCCGGCGCCCAGAGTTGGGTTACAAAGGCCATAGCAGGTGGAGTCATGGAATCAAATGATGATATCGCCTACATACAACACCAATTGGGTCCAGAGGGAATAAACAAGAATGGCAATGGAGAAGTTTTCACTGCAGATGGCAACCCCAGAATGAGCAAGACCTTTATCGATTTCTTGCAAGCTGGAAACGATCCAAGGCTTCCCATTTTGGCAGCCAGAAGAGGGGATGGCAGCACCAATCCTGCTGATTTGATTGGCCTTCCAAATGGTTTGGATTCAAATTTATTGATGGAATCGACCGGTGAAGAAAACACTGACAATTATGCAGAACCAAGAAGGCCGTTGATCACGGCCGAAGACACCCCTATGTTTTTCCAAACATATGCAGAGGTAGAATTTTTATTGGCAGAAGCGGCAGTACGTTGGGGACTTGCTGGAGGTGATCCCGTACCACATTACAATGCCGGTGTGCGGGCGGCCATGAAAATGTTGGAATTATATGGCCCTGAGGCTGCCATAGCCGATGCTGACATCGATGCTTACTTAGCGGCAAATCCCTTTGACGCCGCCAACGCCCTAGAGCAGATAAACACCCAATATTGGGCAGCAACCTTCCTAAATGAGTATGAGGCGTTCGCCAATTGGAGACGTAGTGGTTTTCCGGTGTTGATTCCGGTGAATTATCCTGGGAATGTTACCAACGGAACCATACCGAGAAGGCTCACCTACTCCACCAGTGAGCAGAGCAACAATCTAGAGAACTATAACGAAGCTGTCAGCAGACAAGGTCCCGATGCGTTGACTACACGCGTATGGTGGGATGTTGAATAA
- a CDS encoding SusC/RagA family TonB-linked outer membrane protein, which produces MYKKLRYFLMVAGVLLTSSIMAQNVTVSGTVTDGESGAPLPGANVIEKGTANGTSTDFDGNYTITVSGPSAILEFSSLGFTSTEVAVGSQRTINVTLNPDTELLDEVVVTALGIRKETKALGYSLTEVGGEELATIKQPNAINALQGKIAGVNISQNATGAAGSSRVIIRGSSSLTGNNQPLYVVDGIPISNENNGSASLWGGNDGGDGVSSLNPDEIESVSVLKGGAASALYGSRAANGVILVTTKAGQRRQGLGVEVSSQITFNRVNTDIQDFQTEYGQGRFGRKPANQEEAFDIGLSSWGARLDGSPVVQWDGVERPYSYVGSNLDHFYRTGTTFINTVALTSGSEQMNYRFAASDLTANDVVPNSKVNRKTFSLNAGANLGEKLTSQVNVKYILEEANNRPRLSDAPGNPNFTVLNLPPNVDVRTMDPGTNPDGTERQYSSNTFSQNPYFAAYNFRNEDVRNRLIASTTLRYDITDWLYLTGRAGIDHYTIRGTSVEPFGTAYRPLGAINENETRYTQIDADLILGVEKDITDKIGAVAFVGANSNHIKDEFLGQRGENFIVPGLEDVGNTQNQSRSRNFGERKIGSVYGSLELSYDNWAFITFTGRNDWFSTLSFPGKETPNDQFYPSVNASLVLSDALDLPEPISFLKLRGGYSEVAGGAQEPYQLALTYQIFGQGHLGQPLGGINGNSVPNANLVPFNKSETEIGVDARFFNNRLGIDIAYYTNKTTNDIVPVTTSVASGYGSALANIGEVQNKGVELLLTGTPIQTADFRWNASFNLTFNEGKVLATNEEEGSIGLGEPRTRNVEIRQIVGEPYGVIYGVSYVRDDNGNIIYDIDSDGVPLAQIGERKILGEGVPPWIVGFSNTFTYKDFSLYFLIDGKFGGQIFSGTNTVAYGNGLHKATLEGRENGLTVSGIDGATGQPFTTTVDPENLQTYYGRINDIAEQFVEDSDFISFRQLSIGYSLPRNLLDRTFLQSVNVSLIGNNLFFLKRSVDNIDPESAYNVSNAQGLEYYGVPSSRGYGISLNAKF; this is translated from the coding sequence ATGTACAAAAAACTTCGTTACTTTTTAATGGTTGCCGGTGTACTGCTGACAAGCAGTATAATGGCACAGAACGTGACCGTCTCAGGTACAGTCACGGATGGAGAGAGTGGGGCTCCCCTACCTGGCGCCAACGTTATTGAGAAGGGTACCGCCAATGGTACCTCCACCGATTTCGATGGTAATTACACAATCACGGTTTCAGGGCCCTCAGCGATCCTAGAGTTTTCTTCGTTGGGCTTTACGTCAACAGAGGTTGCCGTAGGCTCGCAGAGAACGATCAATGTAACCTTGAATCCTGATACGGAACTGCTCGATGAAGTAGTGGTGACCGCACTTGGTATCAGAAAAGAGACCAAGGCACTTGGTTATTCGTTGACCGAGGTTGGCGGTGAAGAATTGGCAACGATCAAACAGCCGAATGCCATCAATGCGCTTCAAGGTAAGATTGCGGGTGTAAATATTTCACAAAACGCAACCGGTGCTGCCGGTTCAAGTAGGGTTATTATTCGTGGTTCCAGTTCATTAACGGGAAACAACCAACCCCTTTATGTGGTTGATGGTATTCCTATTAGTAACGAAAACAATGGCTCGGCCAGTCTCTGGGGCGGCAACGACGGAGGTGATGGCGTATCGAGTTTGAACCCTGATGAAATCGAATCTGTCAGTGTTCTTAAAGGGGGGGCCGCATCTGCCCTTTACGGATCACGAGCAGCAAACGGTGTTATATTGGTGACCACCAAAGCCGGACAAAGAAGACAAGGCTTGGGTGTTGAGGTCAGCAGCCAAATAACCTTTAACAGGGTAAATACAGATATACAAGATTTTCAGACGGAGTACGGTCAAGGCCGCTTCGGCAGAAAGCCTGCCAACCAAGAAGAAGCGTTCGACATTGGCCTTTCTTCTTGGGGAGCACGATTGGATGGCTCACCGGTAGTTCAGTGGGACGGGGTTGAAAGACCATACTCATATGTTGGAAGCAATCTGGACCACTTCTATAGAACGGGGACAACCTTTATAAACACCGTGGCACTTACCAGTGGCTCTGAGCAAATGAATTATCGTTTTGCTGCCTCTGACCTGACCGCAAATGATGTGGTTCCCAATTCAAAGGTGAACAGAAAAACCTTTTCTTTGAATGCAGGTGCCAATCTTGGTGAAAAGCTAACCAGCCAGGTTAATGTTAAGTATATATTGGAAGAGGCCAATAACAGGCCGAGACTTTCGGATGCCCCTGGTAACCCGAACTTCACGGTCTTGAACCTGCCTCCGAATGTCGATGTTCGCACTATGGATCCAGGTACCAACCCTGATGGTACTGAAAGACAATATTCTTCCAACACCTTTTCACAAAATCCATATTTCGCGGCGTACAACTTCAGAAATGAAGATGTTCGAAACCGTTTGATCGCTTCTACCACACTTCGATACGATATTACAGATTGGCTATACCTAACAGGAAGGGCCGGTATTGACCATTATACCATAAGGGGAACCTCGGTTGAACCATTCGGTACGGCTTACCGCCCCCTTGGTGCCATCAATGAAAATGAAACCAGGTACACCCAAATTGATGCTGATTTGATTTTGGGGGTCGAGAAAGATATTACCGACAAAATCGGGGCCGTTGCCTTTGTGGGTGCCAACAGCAACCATATCAAAGATGAGTTTTTAGGACAACGAGGAGAGAATTTTATTGTTCCAGGCCTTGAGGATGTTGGCAACACACAAAACCAATCAAGAAGCAGAAATTTCGGCGAACGAAAAATTGGTTCTGTTTACGGCTCTTTGGAGCTTTCTTATGATAACTGGGCCTTTATTACCTTTACGGGTAGAAATGACTGGTTCTCAACACTGTCTTTCCCTGGAAAGGAAACACCCAACGATCAATTCTATCCTTCGGTAAATGCCAGTTTGGTGCTCTCCGATGCATTGGATTTGCCAGAGCCAATAAGCTTCCTAAAGTTAAGGGGAGGGTATTCTGAAGTAGCCGGTGGGGCGCAAGAACCTTACCAGCTTGCTTTGACATACCAAATTTTCGGTCAAGGTCATTTAGGGCAGCCACTTGGTGGAATTAATGGAAATTCGGTGCCAAACGCAAATCTTGTTCCTTTCAATAAAAGTGAAACGGAGATAGGGGTCGATGCCAGGTTCTTTAACAATCGTTTGGGAATTGATATTGCATATTACACAAACAAGACCACCAATGACATCGTGCCAGTGACCACTTCAGTTGCTTCGGGGTATGGAAGCGCACTGGCCAACATAGGTGAAGTACAAAATAAAGGTGTTGAACTTTTATTGACCGGGACACCGATCCAAACAGCAGATTTTAGATGGAACGCAAGTTTTAATCTGACCTTTAACGAGGGAAAGGTGCTGGCAACCAATGAAGAAGAAGGGTCGATTGGTCTTGGAGAGCCACGAACACGGAATGTCGAGATCAGACAAATTGTTGGGGAACCCTATGGAGTTATTTATGGGGTCTCTTATGTAAGGGATGACAATGGCAATATCATTTACGATATAGACAGCGATGGGGTGCCCTTGGCTCAAATTGGTGAACGTAAAATTTTAGGAGAAGGTGTGCCCCCATGGATTGTTGGCTTTTCCAACACTTTTACCTATAAAGATTTTTCATTGTATTTCTTGATCGATGGTAAGTTTGGTGGCCAAATTTTCTCTGGCACCAATACTGTGGCTTATGGCAACGGACTTCACAAGGCAACTTTGGAAGGACGAGAGAATGGCCTTACAGTCTCTGGAATTGATGGGGCAACCGGCCAACCTTTTACCACAACTGTGGACCCTGAAAATCTTCAAACCTATTATGGCAGAATCAATGATATAGCAGAGCAATTTGTCGAAGATTCTGATTTTATAAGCTTTAGACAGTTGAGCATTGGCTACAGTTTGCCTCGAAATTTGTTGGATAGAACGTTTCTGCAAAGTGTAAATGTTTCGCTTATTGGCAACAACCTATTTTTCTTAAAAAGAAGTGTTGACAACATTGACCCTGAAAGTGCTTATAACGTGAGTAATGCACAAGGATTGGAATATTATGGTGTACCTTCAAGTAGGGGCTACGGAATCAGTCTAAACGCAAAATTTTAA
- a CDS encoding GIY-YIG nuclease family protein yields MAEFVVYILYSAEHDIFYKGHTASLVERFKSHNELANKGYTVKFRPWKVIHVEFYRTKEEARQREKYFKSGVGRAWIRERFDREAGFISA; encoded by the coding sequence ATGGCTGAATTCGTAGTTTACATATTATACTCCGCTGAACATGACATATTCTACAAGGGGCATACCGCCTCATTGGTCGAAAGGTTTAAATCGCACAACGAACTAGCAAACAAGGGCTATACGGTCAAATTCAGGCCATGGAAGGTCATTCATGTAGAATTCTACAGAACCAAAGAAGAGGCACGGCAAAGGGAGAAGTACTTTAAATCAGGGGTGGGCAGGGCATGGATCAGAGAGCGCTTTGACCGGGAAGCAGGATTCATATCCGCCTGA
- a CDS encoding START-like domain-containing protein has protein sequence MGDKVKFEIEFVIQSSPQLLYQYISTPSGLSEWFADNVNSRGEIFNFIWDGAEESAKLLKRKSDEFVRFAWEENEDDSFFEMRIIVDEITKDVSLFITDFAEEDELEEAKMLWKNQISSLKQVLGST, from the coding sequence ATGGGCGATAAGGTAAAATTTGAAATTGAGTTTGTGATCCAGTCATCACCCCAATTGCTCTATCAATATATTTCTACCCCCTCCGGGCTTTCTGAGTGGTTTGCCGACAATGTGAACTCCCGAGGCGAAATCTTCAATTTTATATGGGATGGCGCCGAAGAAAGTGCCAAACTATTAAAAAGGAAAAGCGACGAGTTTGTCAGATTTGCTTGGGAAGAAAACGAAGATGATAGCTTTTTCGAAATGCGGATAATCGTTGACGAAATCACCAAAGATGTTTCGTTGTTCATAACAGATTTTGCCGAAGAGGATGAACTTGAGGAGGCCAAAATGCTTTGGAAAAACCAGATTTCAAGCCTTAAGCAAGTACTGGGCTCAACCTGA
- a CDS encoding aminotransferase class IV produces MVNFNGKLLEEETVFLNQGNRAFKYGDALFETMRVVNGKVFFLEDHYFRLMASMRILRMEIPMDFTMEFIEEQIKKTLSKADYGSGAARVRMTVFRKNGGLYVPSTNEVSWVIEASQLNSPFYAINEETYRVELFKDYFVNADMLSNLKSTNKAINVVAGVFAKENGYQNCLLLNHKKQVVEAINGNLFLVFKNEVVTPPLPDGCLNGVLRKKLIEILHRSEEFEILERSVSPFELQKADEVFITNVVMGIVPVTDYRKKNYGSDVAKKILGRLNAMARLA; encoded by the coding sequence ATGGTCAATTTCAACGGTAAACTGCTAGAAGAAGAAACTGTTTTTCTCAATCAAGGCAACAGGGCTTTCAAATACGGAGATGCCCTTTTTGAGACCATGAGAGTGGTCAACGGAAAGGTGTTTTTTTTAGAGGATCATTATTTTCGGTTGATGGCCTCGATGCGCATTCTTCGAATGGAAATCCCCATGGATTTCACCATGGAATTCATTGAGGAACAAATAAAAAAAACCTTATCCAAAGCGGATTATGGGAGCGGTGCCGCCCGGGTGCGGATGACGGTCTTTAGAAAAAATGGCGGGCTATATGTTCCGTCGACAAATGAAGTTTCTTGGGTAATCGAGGCCTCGCAACTGAACAGTCCTTTCTATGCCATCAACGAAGAAACCTATAGAGTCGAACTGTTCAAAGACTACTTTGTCAATGCCGATATGCTATCCAACCTAAAAAGTACCAACAAGGCCATCAACGTAGTGGCAGGTGTTTTCGCCAAAGAGAACGGTTACCAGAATTGTTTGTTGCTCAACCATAAAAAGCAGGTGGTCGAAGCCATAAATGGCAACCTTTTTTTGGTGTTCAAGAATGAGGTGGTAACACCGCCTTTACCAGATGGGTGTCTCAATGGTGTTTTAAGGAAAAAACTGATCGAGATCTTACATCGGTCAGAAGAATTCGAGATTCTTGAAAGGTCGGTTTCGCCTTTTGAGTTACAGAAGGCCGACGAGGTGTTCATTACCAATGTAGTAATGGGAATTGTACCGGTGACCGATTACAGAAAAAAGAACTACGGCAGCGATGTCGCCAAAAAAATATTGGGCCGCTTGAATGCGATGGCCAGACTGGCCTAA
- a CDS encoding YqgE/AlgH family protein — MVGSKPKKGKLLIAEPSLTGDVSFNRSVVLLAEHNEEGSVGFILNKPLEYDITELVSEINVPFKVFNGGPVEQDNLYFIHKVPHLIDGSIEISDGIYWGGDFERIIELINNGMITEDDIRFFLGYSGWASLQLDHELTSKSWVVVNNKYESDIIRKPTSAFWKEKMLELGGDYLLWSNAPENPILN; from the coding sequence ATGGTCGGTTCAAAACCCAAAAAAGGAAAATTATTGATTGCGGAGCCCTCTCTTACAGGAGACGTTTCTTTCAATAGGTCTGTGGTGCTTTTGGCCGAGCACAACGAAGAGGGGTCGGTGGGCTTTATCCTAAACAAACCCTTGGAATATGACATTACCGAACTTGTTTCAGAGATAAACGTGCCCTTTAAGGTCTTCAATGGTGGGCCCGTAGAACAAGATAACCTGTACTTCATTCATAAGGTGCCCCACTTGATAGATGGCAGTATCGAGATTTCAGACGGAATCTACTGGGGAGGCGATTTTGAACGTATCATCGAACTCATCAACAACGGTATGATCACCGAAGACGACATTCGTTTCTTTCTAGGTTACTCAGGCTGGGCCTCTCTTCAGCTTGACCATGAACTCACTTCAAAATCGTGGGTAGTGGTCAACAATAAATATGAGAGCGATATTATTCGTAAACCCACCTCTGCCTTTTGGAAAGAAAAAATGTTGGAATTGGGCGGCGACTATTTATTGTGGTCCAACGCTCCTGAAAACCCTATTTTGAATTAG
- a CDS encoding HU family DNA-binding protein: MNKTELIDAMAADAGITKAAAKKALESFLGNVEKSLKKGDRVSLVGFGSWSVSRRNAREGRNPQTGQTIKIAAKNVVKFKAGAELSNAVN; this comes from the coding sequence ATGAACAAAACAGAATTAATCGATGCAATGGCTGCAGATGCTGGCATCACCAAGGCAGCTGCCAAAAAAGCGTTGGAATCTTTCCTAGGCAACGTTGAAAAATCACTTAAAAAAGGAGATAGGGTTTCTTTAGTAGGTTTCGGATCTTGGTCTGTATCTAGAAGAAACGCCAGAGAAGGTAGAAACCCACAAACTGGCCAGACTATTAAGATCGCTGCCAAAAATGTTGTAAAGTTCAAGGCAGGTGCCGAATTGAGCAACGCGGTAAACTAA
- the fmt gene encoding methionyl-tRNA formyltransferase, protein MTSQNNEKDLRIVFMGTPEFAVSSLKKLVERRQQVVGVITAPDRPAGRGRKLQESAVKKYAKQEKLPILQPSNLKDPYFLKELEALNANLQVVVAFRMLPKVVWQMPQYGTFNLHASLLPEYRGAAPINWAIINGETQTGVTTFFIDEKIDTGEIILQKSTPIGPQETAGELHDRLAAMGAELVLETVEKIAEGNVQTTQQEVEGELKLAPKIFKETCQIDWHDPLESIHNKIRGLSPYPGAWTTLFDQGGELTLKIYKAVPEPSASDQPVGAIVFGPKEMKVAVKNGFLKLKEIQLAGKRKMTVTNFLNGHELSKKAYVR, encoded by the coding sequence ATGACATCGCAAAATAATGAAAAAGACCTACGGATTGTATTTATGGGAACCCCAGAATTTGCGGTCTCCAGTCTCAAAAAGCTGGTTGAGCGCAGACAACAAGTGGTAGGGGTCATCACTGCACCTGATAGGCCCGCTGGCCGTGGCAGAAAGCTACAGGAATCAGCTGTCAAGAAATACGCCAAGCAAGAAAAACTGCCCATTTTACAGCCAAGCAACCTGAAAGACCCATACTTTTTGAAAGAGCTTGAAGCCCTCAACGCCAATCTGCAAGTGGTGGTCGCTTTCAGGATGCTTCCGAAAGTTGTTTGGCAAATGCCACAGTACGGCACGTTCAACCTGCATGCCTCATTGTTGCCAGAATACCGAGGGGCGGCCCCCATCAATTGGGCCATCATCAATGGGGAGACCCAGACCGGGGTCACCACTTTTTTTATAGACGAGAAAATAGACACCGGTGAAATAATCCTGCAAAAGTCCACTCCTATCGGTCCCCAAGAAACGGCCGGCGAGCTACATGACCGCTTGGCGGCCATGGGTGCGGAATTAGTTCTTGAAACCGTTGAAAAAATAGCTGAGGGCAATGTCCAAACGACTCAACAAGAGGTGGAAGGAGAGTTGAAATTGGCCCCTAAAATATTCAAGGAAACTTGCCAGATTGATTGGCATGACCCTCTTGAAAGCATCCATAACAAAATACGTGGCCTATCGCCCTATCCCGGGGCATGGACTACCTTATTTGACCAAGGTGGGGAATTGACCTTGAAAATATACAAGGCGGTACCAGAACCCAGTGCTAGCGATCAACCCGTGGGCGCAATTGTTTTTGGCCCCAAAGAAATGAAGGTAGCCGTCAAAAATGGTTTTTTGAAGCTCAAGGAAATTCAACTTGCGGGCAAACGAAAAATGACCGTTACTAACTTCTTGAACGGACACGAACTGTCTAAAAAGGCTTATGTTCGCTAA
- a CDS encoding RecQ family ATP-dependent DNA helicase produces MQKNPIEILKQYWGHSSFRGSQEKVINALLQQNDVLALMPTGGGKSICYQVPALSMDGICVVVSPLVSLIQDQVQRLKRLGIKAIALTGSLKPEELIEQFDNCLYGGYKFLYLSPERLLQQLVRDRIKEMNVCLIAIDEAHCISQWGHDFRPAYLQCHELKRLAPQAPVIALTATPTATVAKDIVELLELDNPITFKDSLARENITFFVRDVEDKRYHLLQLVGENDQSGIVYVNTRRATIELSTFLKSKGCRTDYFHGGLLHHEKKKKLEDWLNNETKIMVATSAFGMGVDKADVRFVVHHHIPDSLESYFQEVGRAGRDDLPAKAVLLTNAHDRLQAKKQFLGSQPDVLFIKLLYKKLNAYFQIAYGEGDGQTFTFLFNEFCQQYQLNTLLAYNGLRILDQHSVIAWSNASRQTSTVQFLAKKHELFKYLDKNPSLEGTIKSILRTYGGIFDYETPINTSLIAKKNSLTEDKVDSLLQKLHNDGILAYNASKSDMELTFLVPREDDKVINVFAHKLKDLNKNRQRRFADMLAYIDNKEKCRAQFLLEYFGQTATNPCGQCDICQKDQRRPTQSLAKAKKEVLRHLKQRSLSSKELANHLNYSEKIILESIQELLDEEEIMINTRNQYDIAK; encoded by the coding sequence GTGCAAAAAAATCCCATTGAAATATTAAAGCAATACTGGGGCCATAGCAGTTTCAGGGGATCACAGGAAAAGGTCATCAACGCGCTGCTTCAACAGAATGATGTTTTGGCCCTGATGCCCACCGGGGGAGGCAAATCGATTTGCTACCAGGTACCGGCCCTGTCGATGGATGGTATCTGCGTAGTGGTTTCACCATTGGTATCGCTCATACAAGACCAGGTACAACGACTCAAAAGACTGGGCATAAAGGCCATTGCCCTAACAGGAAGCTTGAAACCGGAAGAACTGATAGAGCAGTTCGACAACTGTCTGTATGGGGGCTATAAGTTCTTGTACCTGTCGCCCGAACGATTGCTACAGCAGCTGGTGCGTGACCGTATCAAAGAAATGAACGTCTGTTTGATCGCGATTGACGAGGCACACTGCATCTCTCAATGGGGCCATGATTTCAGACCTGCCTACCTACAATGCCATGAATTGAAAAGATTGGCCCCCCAAGCCCCGGTAATAGCCCTTACCGCTACCCCAACCGCAACTGTGGCCAAAGACATCGTTGAACTTCTTGAGCTCGATAATCCCATCACCTTCAAAGATTCGTTGGCCAGGGAGAATATCACCTTTTTTGTTAGGGATGTGGAAGACAAAAGATATCACCTTCTACAATTGGTGGGCGAAAATGACCAAAGTGGAATAGTTTATGTGAACACCAGAAGGGCAACGATCGAATTGTCAACTTTTCTTAAAAGTAAGGGCTGTCGTACGGATTACTTCCACGGTGGACTTTTACACCACGAAAAGAAAAAGAAATTAGAAGACTGGTTAAACAACGAGACCAAAATAATGGTTGCCACCAGTGCATTCGGCATGGGGGTCGACAAGGCCGATGTTAGGTTTGTTGTACACCACCATATACCCGATAGTCTTGAGAGCTACTTTCAAGAAGTGGGCCGGGCAGGCCGCGACGACCTGCCCGCTAAAGCCGTGCTATTGACGAATGCACATGATAGGCTACAAGCCAAGAAACAGTTTTTGGGGAGCCAACCCGATGTTCTGTTTATCAAGTTGCTCTATAAAAAACTGAATGCGTATTTTCAAATAGCTTACGGTGAGGGTGATGGACAGACCTTTACATTTTTGTTCAACGAATTCTGCCAACAATATCAGTTGAATACGCTTTTGGCCTATAACGGTCTTAGAATCTTGGACCAACACTCTGTCATCGCATGGTCCAATGCCTCCAGACAAACATCCACGGTGCAATTTTTGGCAAAAAAACATGAGTTGTTCAAATACCTCGACAAAAATCCCTCTTTGGAAGGGACCATCAAATCGATATTGCGCACATATGGGGGCATTTTTGATTATGAAACCCCCATCAACACATCGCTCATCGCCAAAAAAAATTCCCTCACAGAAGATAAGGTTGATAGCCTATTGCAAAAATTGCACAATGATGGCATTCTGGCCTACAATGCCTCAAAAAGTGATATGGAACTGACCTTTCTCGTGCCACGGGAAGATGACAAGGTTATCAATGTCTTTGCCCACAAACTTAAAGATCTGAACAAGAACAGGCAACGCAGGTTTGCTGATATGCTCGCCTATATAGACAATAAAGAAAAATGCAGGGCCCAGTTTTTACTCGAATATTTCGGCCAAACAGCGACAAACCCATGTGGTCAGTGCGATATTTGTCAAAAAGACCAAAGACGACCGACCCAAAGTTTGGCGAAGGCGAAAAAAGAGGTATTAAGGCATTTAAAACAACGGTCCTTATCTTCCAAAGAATTGGCAAACCATCTAAATTACAGCGAAAAAATTATCTTGGAATCCATTCAAGAATTGCTCGATGAAGAAGAAATAATGATAAACACTAGAAACCAGTATGACATCGCAAAATAA
- a CDS encoding AAA family ATPase gives MKQKRIVVTGAPGTGKTSVINSLEANGYRCFHEVIRSMTAKAKNKGSKKPVSNPLMFVEDPLQFNKNLLSGRVQHYMESKNASDTILFFDRGIPDVLAYMDFFDQPYPAEFEEACRKNQYDSVLILPPWKEIYVSDNERLESYDEAEKLHEQLLDTYQRFGYEPILVPKTSVQERLHFIIEAFNLQ, from the coding sequence GTGAAGCAAAAAAGAATCGTGGTGACCGGTGCACCTGGCACCGGTAAGACCTCTGTGATCAATAGCCTTGAGGCCAATGGTTATCGGTGCTTTCATGAAGTAATCCGTTCAATGACGGCGAAGGCCAAAAACAAGGGATCAAAAAAGCCCGTGTCGAACCCCTTGATGTTTGTTGAAGATCCTCTTCAATTCAACAAAAATTTGCTGTCGGGTCGGGTACAACATTACATGGAATCAAAAAATGCTTCGGATACCATTCTTTTTTTTGATAGGGGAATTCCCGACGTGCTCGCCTATATGGATTTTTTCGACCAGCCATACCCCGCTGAGTTTGAAGAAGCATGCAGAAAAAACCAATATGATTCGGTACTGATCTTGCCCCCCTGGAAAGAAATCTACGTTTCAGACAACGAACGCCTTGAAAGCTATGATGAGGCCGAGAAGCTGCACGAACAGCTGCTTGATACCTACCAAAGATTTGGTTACGAACCGATATTGGTGCCTAAGACATCGGTACAAGAACGGCTCCATTTTATAATCGAAGCCTTTAACTTACAGTAG
- a CDS encoding DUF493 family protein yields MEKNKSEEFYKRLRAQLIDDTDWPSNYLYKFIVPTDKEKIEGINRIFDNTGAVIESKLSNKGTYTSISVMVHLSGPDEVIEKYIEVSAIEGVISL; encoded by the coding sequence ATGGAAAAGAACAAATCCGAAGAATTCTATAAACGCTTACGGGCACAATTGATCGATGACACCGATTGGCCCTCAAACTACCTTTATAAATTCATAGTACCCACCGATAAGGAAAAGATTGAAGGTATCAACAGGATCTTTGACAATACGGGGGCCGTTATCGAGTCTAAATTGTCGAATAAGGGCACCTATACCAGTATTTCTGTCATGGTGCATCTGAGCGGACCTGATGAAGTGATTGAAAAATATATCGAAGTTTCGGCAATTGAAGGGGTTATTTCACTTTAA